The nucleotide sequence GGCGATGATGGTTTGCGTTTCCTTGACTAAGGGGCTGGGCTTTTCCCAGGTGCGAGAACTCGCGCAAAAATGTCTGGAATGTCATGACAAACAGCAGGGTAAGAAATCTTTGGTTTTGCATCCAGAGAAAGAAAATCCATTCACACTCTAAACCGTTTTAGCCCACTCCCTCAAAAATTGCAAAGGAAGATTTCATTCTCGGACAGACTCCTAGACGAAGTTTTAGATGCAAATATAATCCAATCAGGTCCACACAAGGGGAAAGTTCTTACCGCTGATGGTGAGATTATATCACGATCAGATCCAAGAATCACGATAGAACACATAACGCCTGTTGTTGAACATTGGAATACTGTTGGTTATGACTCTACACGAGCCCTCCGTAATGAATTTTATAATGACACATCGAACATGTCGATCCGTTTACGTAGTGCTAATAGTTCTGATGGTGGTCGAATGTCTGCAAATGGTATACGCTATCGGCAAGATATTGGCTCAAATTACGAAAGATAGACAGGAGCAAATTTGTGATCTCTCAATCAGACATCGAAGCAAATTTTTTTGATATCGAGTCTATTCCAAGCGATATTTTAAAATTCCAGGATATCGTTCCTGCTTTTAAATTTCTTTATTACTTCATGCCAGACCCTCTTTCACAGAGGGATTTGCTTATAGTGACTGATGGTTATCACGATGATCAATTCGCACAGTCCGTTTTGCTGGCAGTACAACAGTTAGAAGGAGGCCAAAGTGTCTTATCGAAACATCAGATTGGCATTCCAAACGAATACAACTTTACCCATTTGTTATTGGTTCCCTCCGATTTCCACAGCTACTTTAAGGGAAGATTAGATGAGGAACGCAAGGAACTCTATCTTGTTCTTCCGATCCATAATTGTGAATTTTCTGGAAATGAACCGCAGGAATTGTTTGTTCAGATGAGACGACAAACGAACTCCGCTTTGGATTGGCGAAGAGAGCTAACACCGAAGGCCCTGCTCAGATTTGAAAATCCGAGTACACAAGGAGGTGCTGGCAACTCGAATGGTGTCCCCGTACGATTCACACTGATTGATCAGGAAATACGAAATCTTAACGGCATTGAATCAGGTTTTATGGAAGTGACTAGTTTTCGTGATGATTATGTTGAGATACTGTCACCAAAACGGGATGAATACACTTTTCGCAGTCAGTATGACGATGAAGCTCGAACGATGAGTCAAGGAAAAGTGGTCAGTGCCATTTGGGAGTTTCTCGTGGAAAATAATTTGGGATGAGATGTTTTACTTTTTTATTGATTACATACATTCACATATTGGGTCTAGAGCGCGTCACATTTTAATCTAGCGCGAATGCGGTAAGTCTGGTAGACTGGTGAAGTCTCATTTCATGGAGGATTTCACATGTTGATTTATTCCAAAGAACGCCGCCTCGAAGTTCTGAAAGCGTATGCAGCCGGTTTAACAACCCGGGAGATTGCATTGCAATTTCAATGCAGTGAATCGTGGGTTAGACGGGTCAAACAAGAGTTTCGAGATCAGGGAAAAACCAGCCCTGCCACCAGGCGTAAACGAGTTCCCCAGTGGCATTCACTGGCAGATCGAATTCAAACTGCAGTCTCAAATAAACCGGATATCACTCTGCAGGAATTGAAGGATCAGCTTGGCACAGCACTCTGTCGTCAGACATTGTGTCGCGCATTAACACGTTTAAAGCTCACTCTCAAAAAAAAGTCCTGATCGCATCAGAGCAGGATCGCCCCGATCAGATCACCAGCACAGAAAGCAGGAACTACATACACACTGTGGCTACCGCTACGGTTATCTGTGACGCGCTCTAGGTAAAAGTTCATAGATCGATTCAGTCTATTAGTTCACAATCTTAGCCTGGGAATTTTGAGGACTGGTAGTATGTGTACCCACTATGAATGCATATTAATATTGAGCATCAAAAAACATACCCCAAAAGTCTTCTATACTTGTGATGCAGAAGGTAGAGTTCAGAAGAATAAATTTATCTTGATGTTAAATATATCGAATCGAATTCATGCCTGAAATCACTCGAAAACTAGCGATCTTCAGCTGCCTGCTGTTCACCAACTTCTGTTTCTGGAAAGCGGGTATGGGGCTGACTGGTGGTGTGGATGCCGAGATTCTGCCTTCTGCTCATGCTGCGATGAGCCCTTCCATTTCACCGCCGCGAGTGGTGACGACGCCGATTCAGGAGATGCGGCCCGGGATGCGGGTAGTCGGGCGGAATCCGCTTCGCATTGAAACGGAAGCGACGATCGATCCGACGCCGGCAGGCTGGCGGCTGGTGTCGGTGCGGATGCTCAAACCGGATGGCACTTATTTTGAAGCCGAACTGCTGCGTCCGTTAAGCTGGATTTCGCTGCACCGTGCAAAACCGGGCGCGGTCATCCAGCTCAACATGCCGGAAATGTATGTGGTGGGGGCGGCGGAAGTGCTCTCGATATCAGACTGTCCGCCCATCGATCCGGGTGACGGTCCGGTTGTTATCTCCACGTTCAAAAACACCGCGGACAATGTGCTCAATATCTATGTGGAAGGGGAAACCGAACCGATCGGCGTGACCGCCGGACATCCGATCTGGAGCGAAGACCGCCAGGCATTCATCCATTCCGACCAGTTGCAGCCCGGCGAACGACTGCGTTCTGCGGTGGGTAAGACAGTCCGCATCACGTCAATCGAAATCCGCGCCGGACCGGAACCGGTTTACAACCTGGAAATTGCTGGCGAACACGTCTACAGCGTCACCGGCTCCGGCCTGCTGGTCCATAATGCAGGTCCTTGTTATCTGGTCCCCCGTGGACAAAACGTTGATTTAGACTCGCTCTATTCTACGACAGATGTCCTATCGAGCAGTCATCTTGTTAGTCAATTTGATACATTAAATGCCCGAAGTTTTCACCCAGCGTTAGGAAATCCAAGTCGAGTTTTGACACAGGCTGATTTGAATGTTGCACGACTGCCAAGACGTTACGGCCCTCAAGCAGGCGAAGTTGCGCCATCTAATTGGGGGCAGCACATTATAAGCGAGACTGGCGTTCTTCCGCCCGCTGGTATGCCGAGGTCCCACGAGCATCACATTAACATGAAAGCAGGTCATGGAAGCCAAGTTGAATTTGTCGAAAAAGGGAAAGACATACTTGAGTTTTATGATATCCCTTGGTTTCGAGGCACGGGGCCAACAGGTAACCTCGTTTATGCTCCAAATGTTGCAGGACAGCACACAACAGAAAACGCAACCAAGCTCTACAATGAGCTTCTTGGTGTACATCGCTCAAACATTGACGCTGTACTTACATGGCAACAGGGGCGGGAACTGATTATGGAACAACTTCAAGATGCAGGACGACGCATGTCTCGTCTTGAATTCTGATTCCTTCTGGAGAAGTAATGACAAGTGAAGCTATAATGTATGGAGCCATAGTTCAAGGCGACATAATGGCAGTAAAAGAGTTGGTACGGAACGACCCCTCTATATTGCAAGTGTCAAAAGTTGGAAAGAATTGGCTGCATTGGGCTGCTCAACGAGGACACACCGATATTGCAGCGGTTTTGGTTGAAGCTGGATTGGAAGTCGATAAGTTGACAGACGATGGTACGAGCTCTGCATTGGACATTGCGGCAGGACAGGGAAGATTGGATTCATGCAAGTGGCTCATCGCACAAAGTGCAGAAATCAATCGAGGTTTCGGCAAATGTGCGACTCCAATCTTCAGTGCAATCTATGGTAAATCACTTGAAGTGGTCAAACTGTTTGTCGAAGAAGGCGCACGTTTGGACGCAGAATTTGGCGAACCCGTCATCAATGTAGTTGGTTACGCAAAACGGTACGGCACTCCCGAAATTGTTGAATTCCTTCAACAAAGAACTTCACAACATCCATCAACACCGTCTTTACCTAACGAACCATAGAAGCCCTCAACTCTTCCCTTCTCCCCAAAAAAACGAGCAATTCTAAACCGCTCGCAAGACAATAGAAAATGGTGTCTAAATTACCAAGTGTGAATCCGAAACAGTTAAAGGTACCATTCATGCCAGAAGTCTTGTTCCGGTACATAGAATTCTGACAAGATAGAAGAACACGAACTTGCAAGACATCGTAATACAGGGCGAAGAAATCGTCATTGATGACAGTAAAACATTCAATGCAATCGGAAGTGACGTTGTACTGGAAAATTGCACAATTAGGTGTAGCGTGCCAGCCAAAAGTATGTCAATTCGTGGAAAGTAGGTCGGTTCTCTAGTGATTGCTGAGAGTGATCTTATTGGTTTCTCTTGGCAGGATGCAAACTTGAATCGCTGTACTTTTTAGGGCGTTTTTAGTG is from Gimesia maris and encodes:
- a CDS encoding helix-turn-helix domain-containing protein: MLIYSKERRLEVLKAYAAGLTTREIALQFQCSESWVRRVKQEFRDQGKTSPATRRKRVPQWHSLADRIQTAVSNKPDITLQELKDQLGTALCRQTLCRALTRLKLTLKKKS
- a CDS encoding type IV secretion protein Rhs: MPEITRKLAIFSCLLFTNFCFWKAGMGLTGGVDAEILPSAHAAMSPSISPPRVVTTPIQEMRPGMRVVGRNPLRIETEATIDPTPAGWRLVSVRMLKPDGTYFEAELLRPLSWISLHRAKPGAVIQLNMPEMYVVGAAEVLSISDCPPIDPGDGPVVISTFKNTADNVLNIYVEGETEPIGVTAGHPIWSEDRQAFIHSDQLQPGERLRSAVGKTVRITSIEIRAGPEPVYNLEIAGEHVYSVTGSGLLVHNAGPCYLVPRGQNVDLDSLYSTTDVLSSSHLVSQFDTLNARSFHPALGNPSRVLTQADLNVARLPRRYGPQAGEVAPSNWGQHIISETGVLPPAGMPRSHEHHINMKAGHGSQVEFVEKGKDILEFYDIPWFRGTGPTGNLVYAPNVAGQHTTENATKLYNELLGVHRSNIDAVLTWQQGRELIMEQLQDAGRRMSRLEF
- a CDS encoding ankyrin repeat domain-containing protein encodes the protein MTSEAIMYGAIVQGDIMAVKELVRNDPSILQVSKVGKNWLHWAAQRGHTDIAAVLVEAGLEVDKLTDDGTSSALDIAAGQGRLDSCKWLIAQSAEINRGFGKCATPIFSAIYGKSLEVVKLFVEEGARLDAEFGEPVINVVGYAKRYGTPEIVEFLQQRTSQHPSTPSLPNEP